Genomic DNA from Paenibacillus donghaensis:
TGGCTATCGAAGTATCAGAGAACAGGAAGAAGCTTCAAGCCTTGCTGGAGCGGGCTGAAGACTTAATAGAAGCAAGAAGCCGCTACTACACGAACGGGTCCAAGCTGGCTTTGTACGACATGATGCAAGCAGCGGATCAAGCGTTAAATGACGGGAACGGTTTGCCTTTCAAGCGGAACCGCGAGTTTTACATCCCGCGCGGGGAAGAGGAAGTGCTGTTTGCGACCAGGCGGTTTACGATGGTCCCTCCCTTTGCGGAAGAGGGCAGCGTGTATACCCGCTATGGACTGGAGCCGGCACTGGAGTGGTTTGAGCAGCAGGATATGTTCCATGGAGGCAAGGAGCTGCTTCCGTCCAAAGCAGAACTGGCGCTGGAAAAAGCGAATGAGCTACTGAAGGGGGCCATACCCGGAACACAAGTCGGCTGTTACGGGGAAGAAGCAGTCTGTAAGCTTAAAATTTCTGTAAGGATGCTGGAACAGGGCATTAATAACTTCCGTTCAGAGGAATCCGGTGAAGAGCTTGCACTTGCCATTGTGGATTGCTTTAACCAGGTCCGCGAATGCCGGCACTCCCGCGTGCTCCGCATGGATGTGGAGCCGGCATCTTCTCTTTATTTGCCGGAGCAGGGACTGGAGCAGGTTAAAGGTGTAATCGCATCCGATCGCCTTGTCCGGACCCAGTACGAACAGATTGCTTCCATTGCTGGGCATTTCAGCATAGACGACCTGAAGGATGCTGCGGCCATGATCATCGGCAAGGAAGCGGATTACAGTGAGCTGAACCGCCGTTTCTATCTATGGAGCTCTACAGACAAAATCGTGAATTTCCAGGCACCGGAGAATGCAGTAACCGCAACGATTTCCTTCGTGCTGCCAGCACAAGAGAACGAGCAAGACGGTTTGGGGCATGTATGGATCGACAATCTGGAAATTTTGTCGGCAAGCGGGGGAAGCCTGGAAATCCGCAATCCCGGGTTCGATGAAGGCACCGGGAGACCCAGCTGCTGGCTGCCGGAAGTCCGCAAGGGGAATCCCGTCATGCTGTGGGAGAGCCGATATCCTTACTGCGGCGGCGGTGACCGGAAACGCTTGGAGACGGCCAACCCTTCATCACAGGCAACACCTCGTTACAAGGACGGTGTTGCCAAGCATTCGCTGTATCTCTGCAATCCAGGCCGTGAGGATGAGGGAGCCTGGACTTACAGTGAGCAATTCAAGATAGAAGGCGGAGCCCGCTACACATTAACCTTCAATGCCAAGCTTGACGGCAAGCTGAAGCAAGGGCTGAAGACGGTCATTACGTATTATGACGAATCGGGGAACCCGGCAGGGGGATACGAATACTTGTTCAACCGGAAATCCTCACTTCCCGGAGGCCGCTTCCAGTTGGCTATGCAATGCGACGCCATCCAGTACGCCATCACCGCTGAGCTGGATTACGCCCGAAAGGTCAAATATGCCCTTCTGTATATTCTTCACGACTTCTGCCAGGGCGCAGAGCATTGGATGGTCAGTAATCTCCGCCCGGAAGGAAGTGACAGCTACGGCGCAGTTCAAGGCGGAAGGCTGCTTAGCAGCGCGGCCGTCAGCTACTCTTTGATTAAGCAAGCGGGAGTGTTTTCAAGTCAGGACAAGGAAAGATTCTATGAGCTGGTTGAATATCTTCTCCGCTACATGCTGGATCTGCGGGACCGGACAGAGTGGACGCACCGGGAGGCGCAGGCAGGCTGCAGCAATTGGCAGACAGACATGTGCGCCGGCACCGGGCTGATGATGATGACGTTAACCGATTTTCCGAACCGCCACACCTGGCTGTATAATGCGGACACTATTCTGAAGGCCCAATTAGAGCTGAATGTAAATCCGGATAACTCCTGGCCGGAATCCATTCGTTACCATCATGCGGCGCTTGAACGATTCGCCGGCTATGCCAAGGCAGCGCGTAATGTCCTGGGAGACGATTGGTTCCAAACAACCCCGCTAGCGCAAATGTTCGGATTCAGCATTGAGATGCAGACACCGGGTTACGAATACTTCGGCGGACGGATCGGCACGCCTCCCTTCGGCGATCATGCGCTCGGCGGAGGGGCGAATTCGGCAGCTTCGCGGCCTATCTGCAAGATGTTGCTGAGGTTGACCGCAAACTGGCGGACAGGATGTATCATACATGGGCCGCTGCCGGCAAGCCATTCAAGAAGCTGTGGGGGGAGGCCATCGTCCTGGAAAATATACTGGGTCAAGGGGACAGCTACGTACCGGCAACAACACTCGACCTAAGCTCGACGGATTGCTTCCCCAATGCCGGCATTTACATTTTCCGCAACTCTTACGGAAGCCCGGGGCAAAGCTACTTTGCCATCATGTCCAGTCCCGAGCCGATCGCACATGGACATTTGGACCAAGGCTCCTTCATTCTGTACAAAAACTCAATCCCGCTTGTGATGGATTCGGGGATTGAAGGCTATTTCGACAGCAGCACAAGCTGGCATATCAGCTCCTATTCCCACGCCTGTCTGCAGTTTGCAACCAGACAAACCGCTATGCCGGAGAATAAATCAGGCGCAATCAATCTTTCGGCGGGAACCTACAGTCTGGAGCGGGGATGGGTGGACGTGCCGCGCAATAGCCGGGTACTGGACGTGAAGCTGAGTGAAGAGGCAGACAGTATCACGATTGAGATTAATAATCCCGAAGAACAGGGAAAGCATATCCGGCATGTGACTTATGTTAAGCAGGCTGATCTCTATGTCATCCGGGATACGGTGGAGAATTTCACCGGTCTGGTTCAATTTAATCTTCTGGTTGCGGCACAACGTACGGAAGCCGAAGGAAGCAGACTCTTATCTGAAGGTGTATATGGTGTTGATCTCGAAACCATCTTCCTGTGTCCGGTGCAGTCGATCCAGGTGGAGAAGGGCCGATCCACTCCATTCTTCGATAGCGGCGATACGGACAAAGACGTTTCCTTGATGGACTATATCCGTGCCGTTGCGGATGCAAAGGACGGATTCCTTACCATTTTATATCCGAAGGAACGCGGACAGCGGAAACTCCAAGTAAAGACGGATCAGGCTGGTTCCATATCTCTGCAGGCGGGAGATCATTGCTATCGGTTAGAAATTAGCTCCGAGCGATATGGAGTCAAGCTATATCAGACTGTGCACCAAGGAGAGGGTAAACAATGAACGTCCATATTGATTTGCTTAGCGATTGGAAGGCTGCAGGAAGCCCTTCAGAATCAGGGTACAGCCTAGACCGTAAGCTTCTTCTG
This window encodes:
- a CDS encoding heparinase II/III domain-containing protein; protein product: MFRNSYGSPGQSYFAIMSSPEPIAHGHLDQGSFILYKNSIPLVMDSGIEGYFDSSTSWHISSYSHACLQFATRQTAMPENKSGAINLSAGTYSLERGWVDVPRNSRVLDVKLSEEADSITIEINNPEEQGKHIRHVTYVKQADLYVIRDTVENFTGLVQFNLLVAAQRTEAEGSRLLSEGVYGVDLETIFLCPVQSIQVEKGRSTPFFDSGDTDKDVSLMDYIRAVADAKDGFLTILYPKERGQRKLQVKTDQAGSISLQAGDHCYRLEISSERYGVKLYQTVHQGEGKQ